The sequence ACGAATATGATCCTGATTTCATCATCGGCTGGTCTGTCGTTACATTTGATCTTGCATTATTGTTTCGACGAGCATTATTGCATCGTATTCCTCTTACCATTGGACGTGGAGGGACGCTGCTTGAATGGAAGGTGGATAATAAATTTCGCCCCGAGACTTTAAGTTTACCCGGGCGTGTCGTGCTTGATGGTATCGATTGGTTAAAAGCGGCGTTTTATCATTTTGAGCGATTCTCCCTAGAGTTTGTCGCCCAAGCGCTTTTAGGTGAAGGAAAGGCTATTCATAATGTTGACAATCGAGTTAACGAAATTGATGCGCTGTTTGCGACAAATAAACAGGCGTTAGCACACTATAATCTTACCGACAGTCGATTAGTGTGGGATATTTTTAATCAAACTCAGTTATGGGATTTTGCCCTTGCCAGAGCTGAGCTCACAGGCTTAGAGCTTGGACGGGTAGGGGCTTCGGTTGCCGCATTTAATCATCTGTATTTACCGCATTTACATCGTGCAGGATATGTCGCTCCGGATGCCCCTGCTAGCGATGGTATAGAGAGTCCTGGCGGTTATGTGATGGATTCTATCCCAGGACTTTATCAACATATTTTAGTTTTTGATTTTAAAAGCCTTTATCCATCTATTATTCGTACATTTCTTATCGATCCCAAAGGGTTAGTTGAAGGTTTACACTTACCCGAGTCTGAATGTGTTCAAGGTTTTCTTGGTGGCCGCTTTAGTCGGCATCAACCTATTTTACCTAAGCTTATCCAGCGTCTTTCTGAGCAGCGAGAAAAAGCGAAGTATGAACAAAACTCACCATTATCCCAAGCTATTAAAATTATTATGAATTCACTTTATGGTGTGCTTGGCTCCCAAGGCTGTGTGTTTCACGATGCAAGATTAGCCAGTTCCATCACTATGCGGGGCCATCAGATTATGAAGCAAACCCGAGCTTGGATAGAAGAAATGGGCTATCAAGTGATTTATGGTGATACAGATTCTACTTTTGTTTGGTTAGGGGATGCCCCCGATTTATCTGACATTAATCTGCTTGGCCAAACACTCGCGACGCATATCAATACTAAATGGCAAACTAAAATCCAAGATGAATACCAAGTTGACAGCTTTTTAGAACTGCAGTTTGAACGGCATTACGAACAATTTTTTATGCCTACACTACGCGGATCCAAAGAGGGAAGTAAGAAACGCTATGTCGGTGCGTGGCGTAATTCAAAAAATGAATTAGAAATCACCTTTAAAGGGATGGAACAGGTTCGTAGCGATTGGAGCCCATTGGCACGCACTGTCCAACAAGCACTTTATGAACGTATGTTTAATCAACGTGATATCAGTAGTTATATTATGACTGTGATAGAAGATATCTTAACGGGTAAAAGGGATGACGAGTTAGTGTTTCGAAAGCGTATGCGCCGCAATATTGAAGAGTATACGGCTAAATCCTCCCCACATATTAAAGTCGCACGTCAGCTTTGTGACTTAACAGGAACAAGTACCTTTGGCAAGAAGGGGGCGCAAATTGATTATGTGATTACAGTTAACGGACCGGAATCAGAGCAATACAGAACGTCTAAAATTGATTACCAATATTATATTGATAAGCAAATTAGGCCGATAGCAGAGCCTGTCTTTTCAATAATGAAACTAAACTACATGGATATTGCATCAAAGCAGTTGGTGTTAATTTAGTGTGCTTGTTGTTTTTACTCTGTTGCTAATGCTGGCTTTTGTGGCGTTTAAACCTGTTTGGTACAGGTTAACTGCTACTTTTTTGTGATGTTAATCTACATATTCTTTAGGTTTCGCTTTGAGAGGTCATTGAAAGTTTGCTACTCTCAAAGGGAAATTGTAAGGAAATATAACAACGGAATGACGTTGATAAAACATAAACGAAAAGGTTAAGCACCAAATGAACAAAACGTTAGTAGCAACTGCGCTGGCAGCAATATTCTTAGCGCCATCTGTTTCGGCAATTGAGATCTATAAAGATGATAAAAATGCTGTAGAAATTGGCGGATTTATTGATGTACGCGTAATCAACACTCAAGGGGAAACTGAGGTTGTTAATGGTGCTTCTCGAATTAATTTCGGCTTTAGCCGTGAGTTGACCAATGGTTGGAATGCATTTGCTAAGTTGGAATGGGGTGTTAATCCTGTTGGTAGCAGCGATATTGTTTATAACAACCGTTTTGAATCTGTTCAAGATGAGTTTTTTTATAATCGCTTAGGTTATGCCGGTTTATCCCATGATCAATACGGTACTATTACCATTGGTAAACAATGGGGTGCTTGGTATGACGTAGTATATAGCACTAACTATGGTTTTGTATGGGATGGTAACACCGCAGGCGTTTACACATTCAATAAAGACGATGGTGCAGTCAACGGTGTTGGTCGGGGTGATAAAACCGTACAATATCGTAA is a genomic window of Shewanella putrefaciens containing:
- a CDS encoding DNA polymerase II, with product MKPETNALVSVQGRVLTRHASQRNGHLVLQYYLATEQGPVLVEVHDAEYICFCHQADVTALQLQTPGQGLRFSPLGLKSFKGEAVSGIYAQSSSASRTLQRIAKDADIPLFEADIRPEQRFLIERFVALDVAFLGYYQQQIDEPPIFIAERAKSIAPQTSVSLRTISLDFECSFEGVIYSVALYGKDSKDDIYEKVIMVGKPEANAVHYIEWVMDEAALIRRLIVWFHEYDPDFIIGWSVVTFDLALLFRRALLHRIPLTIGRGGTLLEWKVDNKFRPETLSLPGRVVLDGIDWLKAAFYHFERFSLEFVAQALLGEGKAIHNVDNRVNEIDALFATNKQALAHYNLTDSRLVWDIFNQTQLWDFALARAELTGLELGRVGASVAAFNHLYLPHLHRAGYVAPDAPASDGIESPGGYVMDSIPGLYQHILVFDFKSLYPSIIRTFLIDPKGLVEGLHLPESECVQGFLGGRFSRHQPILPKLIQRLSEQREKAKYEQNSPLSQAIKIIMNSLYGVLGSQGCVFHDARLASSITMRGHQIMKQTRAWIEEMGYQVIYGDTDSTFVWLGDAPDLSDINLLGQTLATHINTKWQTKIQDEYQVDSFLELQFERHYEQFFMPTLRGSKEGSKKRYVGAWRNSKNELEITFKGMEQVRSDWSPLARTVQQALYERMFNQRDISSYIMTVIEDILTGKRDDELVFRKRMRRNIEEYTAKSSPHIKVARQLCDLTGTSTFGKKGAQIDYVITVNGPESEQYRTSKIDYQYYIDKQIRPIAEPVFSIMKLNYMDIASKQLVLI